Proteins encoded by one window of Salmo trutta unplaced genomic scaffold, fSalTru1.1, whole genome shotgun sequence:
- the LOC115182280 gene encoding parathyroid hormone-related protein-like codes for MHAGKRSVTHAQLMHDKGRTLQDFKRRMWLQELLDVVHTAEIRELPVRPVVSSGAGAGLGLPVAGVSLGLGTTGGTQHPHPKPPGGTKNLPINFHAEEERTNLPQETNKSQTYKEKEGTRKAKEEKKKRGRTG; via the coding sequence gAAGCGCTCGGTGACCCACGCCCAGCTGATGCACGATAAGGGCcggacgctgcaggatttcaAGCGTCGCATGTGGCTCCAAGAGCTGCTGGACGTGGTCCATACGGCCGAGATCAGGGAACTGCCCGTCCGCCCGGTGGTCAGCAGCGGAGCCGGAGCGGGGCTAGGACTACCGGTGGCCGGGGTCAGCCTGGGATTGGGTACAACGGGGGGTACCCAGCACCCTCACCCCAAACCTCCAGGGGGCACCAAGAACCTTCCCATCAACTTCCACGCGGAAGAGGAAAGGACCAACCTGCCGCAGGAGACCAACAAGTCCCAAACGTACAAAGAGAAAGAAGGAACGCGGAAGGCCAaggaagagaagaaaaaaagagggaggactggg